From a region of the Streptomyces sp. NBC_01454 genome:
- a CDS encoding cold-shock protein: protein MATGTVVRFDEVRGYGFIAPDAGGEDVFVHANDLRDDKHLFGSGLRVEYTTEVGERGLKASDVKLLGPVRAAAVRRPAPVAGGPEGQGSAESEADLLCDVLSHAEFRNELTEALLEAAPSLTAAQLVQVRKRVMELVAAHNWTEA, encoded by the coding sequence GTGGCTACAGGTACAGTGGTGCGATTTGACGAGGTGCGCGGGTACGGCTTCATCGCCCCCGACGCCGGTGGCGAGGACGTCTTCGTCCATGCCAACGACTTGCGGGACGACAAGCACCTGTTCGGCAGTGGGCTCAGGGTCGAGTACACCACGGAGGTCGGGGAGCGCGGGCTCAAGGCCAGCGACGTAAAGCTGCTGGGGCCCGTGCGCGCGGCCGCGGTGCGGCGGCCGGCTCCGGTGGCCGGCGGTCCGGAAGGGCAGGGGAGCGCGGAGTCCGAGGCGGACCTGTTGTGCGATGTCCTGTCCCACGCCGAATTCCGGAACGAACTGACCGAGGCGCTGCTCGAAGCTGCTCCCTCGCTCACCGCGGCACAGCTCGTTCAGGTACGCAAGCGCGTCATGGAACTGGTCGCTGCGCACAATTGGACCGAAGCCTGA
- a CDS encoding ketoacyl-ACP synthase III family protein, with the protein MKVDDVYIDSLGVFLPEWLSVEQAVADGILDPEIPKTNGLTGTYAAGDIPAMDMAVSAARTALERSKTDVDAIDGLIHSAVNYQGPVGSYPPGYIMRELGIGKATAQYLRQGCNGMLGSLEVAIGQMTGAAEAEAILLTSGENFTAPGADRWNDGFGQSHFFSDGGMAVLLNADEGFAQVRSLSSGVLSPLEKWHRGNGPLLEPGSPEETQSMPERAQHFNETEMPLSEALEKITHFNMDVIHESLVDAELNASDLAKVVMINMDGRMLEWGTMMPLGLPMERSSFDFGRSVGHVGGADVFISLEHLVRTGEVGTGDNVLLFSQAPGWLCTASVVTVLNPPPWAV; encoded by the coding sequence GTGAAGGTGGATGACGTCTACATCGACTCCCTGGGAGTGTTCCTTCCTGAATGGCTGAGCGTGGAGCAGGCGGTCGCCGACGGCATCCTGGACCCGGAGATTCCCAAGACCAACGGACTCACCGGCACCTACGCCGCGGGGGACATCCCGGCGATGGACATGGCGGTCAGCGCCGCCCGGACCGCCCTGGAGCGCTCGAAGACGGATGTCGACGCCATCGACGGACTTATTCACAGTGCGGTCAACTACCAGGGACCCGTGGGGTCTTACCCGCCGGGCTACATCATGCGCGAGCTCGGCATCGGGAAGGCCACGGCGCAGTACCTCCGGCAGGGGTGCAACGGCATGCTGGGGTCCCTGGAGGTGGCCATCGGACAGATGACGGGTGCCGCGGAAGCCGAGGCGATACTGCTGACCTCGGGCGAGAACTTCACCGCGCCGGGAGCTGACCGCTGGAACGACGGCTTCGGTCAGTCGCACTTCTTCTCCGACGGCGGCATGGCGGTTCTGCTCAACGCCGACGAAGGGTTCGCCCAGGTGCGTTCCCTGAGTTCCGGCGTCCTGAGCCCACTGGAAAAGTGGCACCGCGGCAATGGGCCGCTGTTGGAGCCCGGGAGTCCCGAGGAAACGCAGAGCATGCCCGAGCGGGCGCAGCACTTCAATGAAACCGAAATGCCGCTGTCCGAGGCCCTGGAGAAGATCACGCACTTCAACATGGACGTCATTCACGAGTCCCTGGTGGACGCCGAGCTCAACGCCTCCGACCTCGCCAAGGTCGTCATGATCAATATGGACGGGCGGATGCTGGAGTGGGGGACGATGATGCCGCTCGGCCTCCCCATGGAGCGGTCGAGCTTCGATTTCGGGAGGTCGGTCGGGCACGTGGGAGGGGCCGATGTCTTCATTTCGCTGGAGCATCTGGTCCGTACGGGCGAGGTGGGTACGGGTGATAACGTCCTGTTGTTTTCCCAGGCGCCCGGTTGGCTCTGCACGGCGAGCGTGGTGACCGTGCTGAATCCGCCCCCGTGGGCCGTGTGA